A genome region from Haloarcula rubripromontorii includes the following:
- a CDS encoding MgtC/SapB family protein, which yields MCPMSILLQFSPEPVQTTVFRILLAGALGMFLGLEREWSQKSAGVRTFALISLLAAVFTLIENQALLVVGGVLVIVQGVLLAVQGLLGTAEEEGLSLTTSVSMLVAYGIGALVAQGFILEGVSVAVFSSLLLVLKRELHSLAWGLTREELRSATEFAIIAFVIYPLLPSEPVELPGGLVDVAVELRVIWLMVLFVAGIGIVNYAIVQTYGSRGIAVTGFFGGLASSTAVVGTMLDHVRQRPDATSYAVAAILLADAAMALRNLLITVFFTIERGVLVEAIVPLGAVIVGSVVVAAYTADWSETVDMGLESPFSLRNALAFGGVFLLVVVAGGFAETQFGTAGLYVTSALSGLVSSAGATTSAVLLYRGGAIDGPTAMVAILTATAASIMIKAALTAPGPNRAFATRVAFWSSVVLGIATVLALWLLI from the coding sequence CGGCCGGTGTGCGGACGTTCGCACTGATTAGCCTGCTCGCTGCGGTGTTCACGCTGATCGAAAACCAGGCGCTCCTCGTCGTCGGCGGCGTCCTGGTCATCGTGCAGGGGGTCTTGCTCGCAGTGCAGGGGCTTCTCGGCACTGCGGAAGAAGAGGGGCTATCACTGACCACGTCTGTCTCGATGCTCGTCGCCTACGGTATCGGGGCGCTGGTCGCACAGGGGTTCATTCTGGAAGGTGTTTCGGTCGCCGTCTTCTCGTCGCTGCTGCTGGTGCTCAAGCGGGAGCTTCACTCCCTCGCATGGGGACTTACTCGCGAGGAACTACGCTCAGCGACGGAGTTCGCTATCATCGCCTTCGTCATCTACCCGTTGCTTCCGTCTGAACCGGTCGAGTTGCCTGGCGGACTGGTCGACGTGGCCGTGGAACTGCGCGTTATCTGGCTGATGGTGCTGTTCGTCGCTGGCATCGGCATCGTCAACTACGCCATCGTCCAGACGTACGGCAGCCGTGGCATCGCCGTTACCGGCTTTTTCGGCGGTCTCGCGTCGTCGACAGCGGTGGTGGGCACGATGCTCGACCACGTTCGACAGCGGCCGGACGCAACCTCGTACGCCGTTGCCGCGATTCTGCTGGCCGACGCAGCGATGGCGCTCCGTAATCTCCTGATTACCGTGTTCTTCACCATCGAGCGTGGCGTCTTAGTGGAGGCAATCGTTCCGCTCGGGGCCGTCATTGTCGGCAGTGTCGTTGTCGCCGCATACACCGCGGATTGGTCTGAGACGGTCGACATGGGGCTTGAAAGCCCGTTCTCCCTACGGAATGCGCTTGCTTTCGGCGGGGTGTTCCTGCTGGTCGTGGTCGCTGGCGGGTTCGCAGAGACGCAGTTCGGAACGGCAGGCCTCTACGTCACGTCGGCACTCAGCGGGCTGGTTTCCAGTGCCGGGGCGACGACCTCAGCCGTGTTGCTGTACCGCGGCGGCGCTATCGATGGGCCGACGGCGATGGTCGCTATTCTGACCGCGACGGCCGCCAGTATCATGATCAAAGCAGCGTTGACCGCCCCGGGACCGAACCGTGCCTTCGCCACGCGTGTCGCGTTCTGGAGTTCGGTCGTCCTTGGTATCGCAACAGTGCTGGCGCTATGGCTCCTGATCTAA